In the Silene latifolia isolate original U9 population chromosome 1, ASM4854445v1, whole genome shotgun sequence genome, CCCGAATTGATCCGACCACTATAACCCGACccgaatgtttattgttgcaaACTGATTATTATCAATGAATAATTCGATAATAGTTAACACGAAAATGACCCAAATCCGAAGCCAGCAAACCGGAAATTGACCTGATCCGAACTGACCCGACCGGATTGACCCGTTTGCTAAGTCTAGGCCTTAGCCTTCATTTTTCTGTTACATGGCAAATTATTTCTCCTTCAATATATGAGATATTTGGCTAGAAAACGTTAATATATTATCGGGTAACAGACGGATCTTATATCGGGCAAGTCGGATCCGTTTTGCCGAGTCAGGTCGGATCGGACTTTGGCCCAGACTAATTCGGAGCAATTAGAATGAGGCCTTGTGAAATGTTTGGGTCTCCGTAGTTGCACAATAGAGAAGGGACGAACAACCCTCtcccctttctctctctctctctctctatcttcCTCCTAACCCTAAATTCGCAGTCTCCTTCtttgttcttccccaattcaATTGAATTATACCAGAATAACACACTCACTTTGTTGGAAAAAGTTGAAGCTCAACAATACTCCGTATACACACACCAATCTCTTGTTATTTTCTCTTTTCATGTCTTCACCAATTACTCTCTTCACTTCTCTACTTATCTTTGTTTCTCACTGCTTTCACTATGGACTCCTCTAAGGTATCTTCTTTTCTGGGTTCGTTTTACCAATTTCAACTTGTACCCTTATTTTGTTATGTGGGTTGTAGTAAAATCACCATATTTTTTTATAGAAATGATATGAAAATGTTGTGTTACTAGCTGCATTTGCCCACGGCGGGGGAAACACTGTCTAATTCGGCGTGTTTCGATGTAATGATGTTGTTTTAAAGAGTATAGCTTGAGCCCATTTGCCAGTTCTTAGAATTTGTGAGGTTACTCCTCTTTGGACGTCTTGTGGATGTACGGAGTAGTATGCCAAGTTTATACCTTTCCTAATGTGTAAGTTGTACCTTTAATTGCCGCTCAAGGGTTTCGTTAAAGGAAGTTGCGATAATGAATTGAGCATGTCTGCAATATGTCCAAGTTTATACATTTCGTAATGTGTAAAGTTCATATCTTTAATTGCCACATGATTTCATTTGTAAATTCCTCACGGTTCTTAGACCGTGTAATGTAGATGGGGTAATTTGGTTCGAGAGGAATATGTGTGATAGAAGTTAAATTGTACATTGTATTTGAAATGCATCATGAAACCACAATGTGCCACTGCCTGAACATCTGGAGGAAAGTTTATTTTGACCGTATCTCACCGCAACTAAACAATACCTGATCCACTATTGGTACCATCAGCAACCCTCCATCTGTTCTAGCCGTACCTCACCTCAATCAAACATTACCTGGGCGATGCTCACGATTGTGACGGGTAAGAAGGAGATAGAGGTGTGATCGCCGAGCAATAGGAAAGACTAAGGTCTAAGGAGAGAGAGTGATTGGCGTTTGTGTTGGGACTTgggagaagaggaggagaggTAGAGAGAGAGGGAGGGAGGTGGGGAGATGGGTGTTGTCTGAGACCAAGGGTTAAGGTCGGTGATGGATGGTGGTCAGGGGTAGGGTTGAGGTGGCTAATGGAGGGAATTGGGTTAATCATTATGTGTATCATTAGTCATCAGTTATATTGGTTTTGAGAATTTAGACTAGGTTTGTTATTGTAATTTTTGTAGTTATGCAATGACTACAAGGATAAATTTGTATTTTTGAAACCAAAAGTTTACTATATGGGGACTGTAAAGAAGTGGGAAGATCATATAATGTTTCCCTAAAATGGAAAGTGGGAGGAACATACGCTAAGGGATGGAGTAGTATTTTATGGCCAGGATTAGTTAGGTGTTAGGACACTTTGCTCGTGATTATTGTAGTGAATTTTGCGGGCTTATATACTTGTGCTCCCTTAGAACCTGACAAACAGTTTGATTTTTTTGCTATTTTTTTTTAGTATGAAGTTGATGTGTCGCGGGAGAAGTTGTAAATGTTTTTATGTTGCTTAGCTTCCCTCCCTTAAGGTTATTTTGTGTTATGAgttgttaattttttttgttagaCTCTCTAATGTATTGGCTCATGGATTGATTCTATTGTAGAGGTATGTGGACTGGTTGGCGAATGGGTGCATTATTTTCTCCTTAGCTAAAAAAAGTGGGTGTGAGGCACGCCTAGGCGCAAGGCGCTAGCCAAATTGCCTCTTCGTGGTACCTATAAGGCACATTACTATGCAATTCCAATTCTTTTTCTAATTCTATTATTTTACCTTTTCTTTTCTTCCATGTTCAAAATTTTAACTTATTCCCATGTTAGCTCTCTTTAAAAACAAAAACGGGACTACTGTTGTTTCACCAAAAACTTATAAATATACATGTTCGTTTGAAAAATCACTGCGCCTCATGTTGCTAAGGCGCGTGTCTTGCGCCTTACGCCTCGTCGCCTTCAGACCCCATTGTCTCAGTGTGGGTTGCATCTTCTCAAACTATACTTTTCTCCTTTGTTTCTACAAAtctgtttttttcttttctaaagAGTGGGAAAGATTGAAGCTGCAGTATATTAAGTTTGTGATAAATGCTGTGTGTTGAGAGTTGAGAAGAGGGCATAGTATTCTATTGTTTTCGTGGTCTTTGTTGGAGTTCTTATATGTGTGGAACAATGATATTGGAACTTCTATATAAACAAAATGTCGAGTTTATTTGCGGAGTTATCTAAATTCATGACTATGCTTCTACAACAATTACGAGTGCATGTAAGGTGTTGAAGTGTGTATGAGGGATCCGGGGTGTTGCTCTGTTTAAGAATTGGATTTATCTCATCTTGATTGTCATGAATAACAGGTAATACTCTTCGGATCATTCACTGCAGACGAGATAAAGTCGTTGCAAAACAAATCATCTGAGAATATTCAAGTACCTGTGCACAAGACAGAAATCCAATTTGGTTCATTGCCCCTGGTTGTAGGGGAAGTATTGAGTGTCCCAGGCAGTGGAACTGGTAATATACTTGCTTCATCTGTGAAGTTTGCAAATTCAGTTAAGAAAGACACTGATTTGGTGGGGAAAAAGCCCATCATAAAAGGTGTTGAAAGTAAACCCAAAGAAAATGGAAGTGTTGATGGTCCCAAACATTGCAGTTCGCTGAGTAACGATGTTCTGGCTAAAAAAACTGTTAGTCCTGACGTGTCTTCATTGTGCCTGTCGAATAATTGTGGAGCCGCTCTTCTGCAACCATTGATAAGTACTCCCAAAGTTGGTCCGGATTCCAGGTCAAAGAATTCATATCCTAATGGTGTTCATAATGAGTCACCCATGTTTGTGCCTGCTCAATATGATGGGAAAAAAGGGTCAAATGGCGTCATTTCTTCTTCTTGCCAATTGCTTCCTCGTGGCCTGATCAATGCCGGGAATTTATGTTTCCTAAATGCGACATTACAGGCACTTTTATCTTGTTCCCCATTTGTAAAACTGTTGCAGGAACTCAGAACTCGTGAAATTTCTAAGGTatgttttggattgtattcataTGAAGTTACCATGGATTCTTGTGCTTTGTAGTACTGATGTTTCCTCATGTTTGCCAATTACATGTCTAGGTTGACTATCCAACATTGATTGCATTTGTGGATTTTCTATCAGAGTTTGACATGCCCCCTAATTCAAACTCAAGGAAGAAAGACCCAACAGATATAGAGATGGGTAGGCCTTTCAGCCCTGCTATGTTTGAAGATGTCGTGAAGAACTTTACTCCAGACGTGCCAAGTGGTTTCTCTGGCAGGACAAGGTTTCTATTTCTTTTAAATTACTTCTAACGTTCTTTAATCTCTAGTGCAGTGGCTCCTTATTCAGGATTTCAGCCAATTACTTTTTTCTAGGAACCTTAAACCTTTTCATATTGGTCAGTGTGGTATCTACTAGGCCACTAGTCTTATATTGGTTGTAGATATTGTTCTTTCACCACTGTTTCATAAACAAATGACATGAAAAATGACTGCAGTTGAATCTCGTGTAAGTTGTAAAATAGCTCCTGATTTGTAGAAATGAGTTTTATGTGTTGCCTTGTTTCAGTTGCTGTATTTGTAGTCGTAGAAGGCCTTAATGCAAAATTTTATCTGGGCTATGTCATTATGTGCTTTGTTAATCTCATGCATTTGAAAAATGAAGAATATATGATAGTTTCATGGAAACAATTTTGAAGTATGTTTGAAATCCATGTGCATTATTCTAGTTGTACTTGTGTCCCATATATCCTGTGTGCAAGGAAAGTGGTATTGATTAGCAGTAAGCCCATTAGTGTATTGGTGAAGTGCTCTTCTCTATTCCAGAAATCTGTATTTCCATTTTCCAATTCTTGTCAGATGAAATGAACTAAAGCAGAGCTCAGAAAAGACTGATGGAACGGGGAACCCATTACGCCTTTTTCTATCCTGAGTATCACACCACCTTCTTCCTCCACCGCCTATTTCCTGTTTTCTTTTGTGACTATTTTTATGCATGTGGTGCACATCATGTTTGCGAAAAAATTATGCCTTTGATATGCAATTTCTCACATCTGATCCACCTGATATCCAAAATAGAATACTTGCTTGTCATTGGTGATGACCCTCAGTTACACTTCATATAGGAACATGCGAACAAAAATAACCAGAAATGAGTTTGAAGTTGCTACTATAATGGATATTAAGAGAAAAGTATGGCAAAGATGTTTTGTCTGAGCCACTATATTATCACCATTTTGGGGGCATTGTCTGCTATTTGTGTCTTTTGTTTAGCAGGTTTATCAATTTAATTACCTAATTGTAAGTGACCCCTTGTTTTGTTGCTTAGTTAATCTCAGTGATACATATTGTCTTCCTTGGCTAGCATAGTTACTTGGTTGTTTTCTGTCTGCAATAACTGTTCAAAGACATTTATGGTTTTGGCTTTCTAAAACCCAATAACTGATATATAATTATCATGCAGGCAAGAGGATGCTCAGGAATTCTTAAGCTTTATGATGGACCGATTGCATGATGAACTGCTCAAGCTTGGTGGTCAGTTTTCTGGTGTTGGTGGGAATAAGTCATCTCTTGTGTCGTCATCGGATGATGATGAGTGGGAGACTGTTGGTCCTAAGAACAAATCAGCTGTGACTAGAACTCAAAGCTTTGTCCAATCAGAATTAAGTGCAATATTTGGTGGAAAGTTGAAAAGTGTTGTGAAGGCAAAAGGTAAGTGATACCGTGTATTACTCTCATGTGTTTGTTGCTTTGTAATGGCCGTTCTTGGGGTGATTTCTTTATACGTATTTTACTTGCTTAAGCACGTCCAGCTTTTAATGCACACTGTGTAAGTATCTCTGGTTATGTGAAAGGCTTGGCCCTACAGTACAGAGTAGCCCAAATAGGACAGCATAAGAAAATCAAATACTCGTGGTAATAACTGCCTATTATACTCACTTTTTACATATAACTACTTATCgtaaaaagtttcaaaatttaatatttaGTAGGTTCAACATTTTACAAATTGCTACCATAAGTGACTTCAGGCGAAAAAAAGAAGCAAAAGACCCATATACCCTCTAATTTTCCCATTAATTACAAGTTGTCATCATCCTCCTCTTCTGTCCTTCTCGTTTACATCTTCCACATTTtcacaaaactaattaatttcaACAAGTTTCCCCAAATTTCAGAaatttttgttgcttaaaatCTAACCTCTTGTCAACCCCCGAATTTGGGACCTACTCAAAAACGTTTTCCATCTTCGAAATGACCGAAATCTTAATTTAAAATTACGTAGAACCAATACTTTGGTTTCTTTTTCAAGTTTGTTATGTTGGTTAATTGATGTAATGGACAAAGCAATTTTCACTAACTGTATGTTTCATAGATAAGGGAAATAATTGGATTTGAGAAAGTGTGATTTTTTTGGGTACTTTTTTTTTGgattaatgaaaaaaaatactcgttttttttcttttcggaaAAGAACGATGAAGATGATGAAAATAATGAAAGATTAAGAGAGAAGATGAAGCTTGGAGAATATTTAGGAGCAGAGAGTTACTTTTAAAATTTCGTTGTTAAATTTGggtaaagaaaaaaagaagatgaacaatagagaagaTGGAGGATGATGACGATTAGTGACCTATTATAGGGGAATTTAGAGGATAAATGAAAATTAGTTGGAGGAGATTTTAAAAAGTCGCTGGATTTTGTAAAACAAAATTAATTGAAAAAACATTTTAGTAGCAATTGTAAAGTATAAGGAATTTATTAGGTAGCAAGtttcaaagtttttttttttttttttttttttttaatattaggTAGTTATTTCTAAAAAGTGATACGATATAATAGGGCTGTTATTATcagtttttccttgtttttattacttttttCCGTTTTTACTTACATCTCCGATTCCAAGATATATAGTTCAATACACTGTTATGTACTTATGTTCTATGACCTTCCACTTTTCACTATTTAACTTGTTTCATGTTGGGAGTATGGACCATGTGTTGCTATCTATCTAGTTAAAGTTGAGAGTGAGACTGAGCAGAGCCTAATAGCACTGAGAGTTCGTGGTTGTTCGACCAAGGAGTTCACTTCATATATGAGAATTTTATGTATGGTGCCCTATAGTAGTTCAACCTATTATGCATCTTTGGATGGAATATAATTTGGAAAAATCGTCAGTAGCATGGTACTAAAACTTAGTTTAATATGATAATCCTATAATTAGTTGGTGTGGCCTTACCTCGGTGGTTGTTAAATGCGGCCTATACTACTTCAAATTGTGGTCATGATGATGCTCATAATCTTGATAACTCGTTCACAATGAGTTGTGGTCAAGATTTAACGCCATGGTCGGTAGTGTTGAGACTTCACATTTATCCCAAATCCCAATGGTTTAGAACCTTAAGTCCTTAACGGCTTTCAGATTTGCTGTTCTAGTGCCTCAGATGATAACAGAGGCCATGGCAGTGTGCTGTCTTTCACTCCCGGGAGCTGTTATTTTTGGGTAGTGTGGTTTTGCAGCTTAGTGGTTATGTTGCTGTTATTGTGTATTTGTAGGTTTTTGGTGTTCTTATATCGTTATGTATGGTATGTGAAGATATTTCACATTTGGGCTTGAATCTGTAATTCTTAATTTTGTTTTAAGTTCAGTTAATCAGTTTAGACTATTTGTACATAAAAAACTTCGATATCAATATGTTTGAATGGTGATACACCATGTTGCTATAATGTGGTAATCTGATATTACTGTTTAGAAGTCAAACTTTTAAAACCTTAGCTGCCGTCGATATTCAAATACTCCCTTCCCTTGAAGATTTTCCACATTACTGTTTAGAAGTCAAAATTTTAAAACCTTCTGCATAAAAAAGCTATGTTGCTCGGACTCTTCAATATAACCTCGCGTACCCGTGTCGGATACTCGGACACGGGTAGGACATTCGGatacttcattttagaccaaaaacatGATTAATGGCTGTAATCCACTTCTGCATGAAATAACTTCTGTTTGTTTCAGTTACTGTCTTCAGTTGTCTTGGTGGTATCATCGAAACTTAGGTTTCTACTCTAAAACTGTTTTTCAACCATTTCTACAAGCATAAAATCTTGTTTTTTCCATGCTTCTAATCTACTGGGGTTGTGCCGAGCAGGAAACAAGGATTCTGAAACTATCCAACCGTACCTCTTACTTCATCTAGACATTTTCTCTCAGTCTGTGGTCACAATTGAGGATGCCCTTCGATTATTTTCTGCACCCGAGACACTTGAAGGGTACCGAGCATCAAATACTGGGAAGGTAAACTGTAAACCTGCTATCTTGGATGATCCTTGAGCTGCATGGTCTCACTAGTCTTATACTTGAATATTTTTTAGGTTTCAGTTTCAAAAATGAACTTCATTGTCTGCCCACAACAGTAATACCATTTAATTTTTGATTGTCTTGTGATCATGTTGCTATAATGTGGTAATCTGCTTCTGTTTCTTGAATGTTGGCTAGTTTCTGGTGCACACTACCAGTTATGAAATTAAAATATATGACTgctaatttaattaaaaataatgaATGAAAATGTCACCTTATATCTCTgctcttgttatattttattttgttgtgttGTATCTAAACTGATTTTATATGTACATAATAAAGCTCGCCGACGAACTGTACAATCCACTACTTTTGCAAAACCCTTGCCCTTTTGGGGCAAGCCTTCCCGGAAAGGTTGAATAGGTTCTCTACCAATAATTTAATTCATTATAAAGCGAGCACAACCGTCCCGGATATGATGGATTCTGTGATGGATTCCGGTCCAATACACTTAGTAGATGTTTTCCTCCTGTGTTTTGTGTTTATGCTTCCTTTCGCCCTCCTTACCTTTGACTGTGGTTCCCTTTTACAATTTACATGAACGTTTTTGGGTTGCCATACGATTGAGAATAATCTGTAATATAGATATACTTTGGGAGGGCTGTATTGAGTAGAGAATATGGCTTCCTATAGTATTGTATCAATCTTATGACATACTTTCCATGATTTTATCAAATGATGCACCACCGTTTTGGCACTCATTTTTTTCCACTAACGTACTTCTCTATGTGATACTCCCTCTTTCCATTCAATAGATTCTGTTTCAATCTGGACCAGTTTTTTGTGCCAAAGCATAGTAAGTGGGGTAAGGGTATAAAATGGTGATGTCAATTGGGTTTGTTGAggataaaaaattataatattttggaCAATCTGATGAGGAAAGTTTCCCTAATAACAATTGGGAAGACTTGATTGGAATCTAGCGGCTTGTCTCTTTTGTGAAGATGTTTCGTGTTATTGGCCTAAGATGAAGTGTTGAAGTGTTGTGTAGTGTTGGGATGTCGGACATGTGACATGTAGCCACGGTGAAGGGTCAAAGTTGATCATCCCATACCATCTTTCATGAGACCGATTGTTTATTGATATGGTAGCTAACTGATTTCAATGCAAAATATAGGCGGGAGTTGTGAGTGCTAGCAAATCTATAAAGATACAAACTCTTTCGAAGATTATGATACTGCACTTGATGCGTTTCAGCTATGGGAGCCAAGGAAGCACCAAACTGCATAAGCCTGTTCGTTTCCCGCTTGAATTGGTGTTAGGCCGTGAGCTTCTTGTCTCACCTGTGAATGAGGTAAGTATTACCAACGCTTTACTTGCCTTCCGTGTGGATTTTTATTCATTAAGCTGATATTTCAAAGCAATCTAGAACGGCTTCTCTACGAATTCTttacctaacaacaatcacataaactCCAATTACCATATGTAAAACCCCTTTTTCCCCCCAATTCATAATTTAGGACAAACCCTAAAAGACTAATCAATGGAACTAATGAAATCAAGGACTTACCGACACCAACGATGTTATAAATGACAGGCATGTTCCATTTGCTTTAGTTCTAGTTGGCAAAATGCTTAATCTGTCCTGAATGAAATATTGTAGTTCATTTTGCATACCTGTGACCACACTCGATACTATATTCTTCCAGCGAGGTTTAAGAGGGACGGTTTCTGTGCCCTGTACTCCGACTCTTCATATAAATGGCATACCTGTGAGACTGTGACCACACTCGATACTCGGACATGTGTATGACCTTGGATATTAATGTTGAACCGAAAACATGAGTATTTTAGTAAAGTAGCTGAGTCTGACACTTAGACGTGCGGGTCATGTTAGATGAGCCTTGAGCGGAATCCGAGTAACATAGCCGGTGTGTAACCTAATACACTTGTTGACAGCTAATGTTGAGTTCCCTGTCCAACATCTTATTCAAAAAAATGTTTGATTGCTGTATATCTCATAAAGATTATATTTTTGCCAGACACAAATACTTTCAGCTTTCTGTTTAAAACTACTTGTAAATCATCCTGATGGAAAAGAATGGAAAAGAATGATACTCCGTATAATACAATATTTCAACATTCAGAGAAGGATGAATATAGTGCTATATTTCAACCTCTTGTTCAGATGCTGTTGTGATGACTTGAGAGAATTAGACCCTTTAAGCTATGTTATTAACGGGGTTTACCTGATTTAAGGGGATCTTTGAGTTCTGAAACGTTCGCTATATTCGGTATTTCTTTCAGAACAGTAGGTGAAACTACGAGGAAACTCGATTTTCTCTCTTAAGATAATCTGTTTCCTTGCCTTTTTTCGCTTTCATTTCAAGTATGATCAGTATGGTTTCCAAAACTTCTAGTTTTAAATATTGTTACAGCCCCATCCCTAGTATGAGCTTTGGCGTTCCTTAATGTGACCCAGTTCTCTGTTACAATTGCCAAAGAGAAACTGTTAAATTTTGTTGTGCTTTTTCTTTCAGGGAAGAAAGTACGAGCTTGTTGCTACAATCACTCATCACGGAAAAAACCCTTCAAAGGGCCATTATACTGCTGATGCCCGTCATGCTAATGGTAGATGGTTACGGTTTGATGATGCATCTGTCACTGCTATACCAACAAACAAGGTCTTACATGATCAGGCATATGTACTTTTCTACAAGCAAGTTAAGTGTAGTTGATGTGCCGAAGATGGACTCACGTTAACTTTTGGGCCAGATCCTCTTTGACCATATTAGCCAGGAGTCAGGACGCGAGGGTCAGATTAGCTGACTTCCTCAGTAATGAGTGAGGATCAGATCATCCGTCTCATTTGTTCATCTTCTACTATCCCATGCCGACCCTTTCCGTTTGGCACATCAACAAATACACATTACCCCTTTTTTTCAGTTGATGTGTTAAACAGGCGAGGATA is a window encoding:
- the LOC141598262 gene encoding ubiquitin carboxyl-terminal hydrolase 24-like, whose product is MDSSKVILFGSFTADEIKSLQNKSSENIQVPVHKTEIQFGSLPLVVGEVLSVPGSGTGNILASSVKFANSVKKDTDLVGKKPIIKGVESKPKENGSVDGPKHCSSLSNDVLAKKTVSPDVSSLCLSNNCGAALLQPLISTPKVGPDSRSKNSYPNGVHNESPMFVPAQYDGKKGSNGVISSSCQLLPRGLINAGNLCFLNATLQALLSCSPFVKLLQELRTREISKVDYPTLIAFVDFLSEFDMPPNSNSRKKDPTDIEMGRPFSPAMFEDVVKNFTPDVPSGFSGRTRQEDAQEFLSFMMDRLHDELLKLGGQFSGVGGNKSSLVSSSDDDEWETVGPKNKSAVTRTQSFVQSELSAIFGGKLKSVVKAKGNKDSETIQPYLLLHLDIFSQSVVTIEDALRLFSAPETLEGYRASNTGKAGVVSASKSIKIQTLSKIMILHLMRFSYGSQGSTKLHKPVRFPLELVLGRELLVSPVNEGRKYELVATITHHGKNPSKGHYTADARHANGRWLRFDDASVTAIPTNKVLHDQAYVLFYKQVKCS